A genomic region of Papaver somniferum cultivar HN1 chromosome 7, ASM357369v1, whole genome shotgun sequence contains the following coding sequences:
- the LOC113298031 gene encoding ASC1-like protein isoform X2, translated as MDFVMQSVGNLDWQKESYPCYEDFLLLPLFVLFFPTVRFFLDRFIFEEVARRLILGKGYRKINVETEETRKKIHKFKESAWKCIYYLSAEVLALSVTYDEPWFTDTRKFWVGPGDQVWPDQKLKLKLKGVYMYTAGFYTYSIFALIFWETRRSDFGVSMSHHVATAILIILSYIFRFARVGSVVLALHDTSDVFLEIGKMSKYSGFERLASSSFILFVLTWLVLRLIYYPFWILWSTRLSFRHLLLIESDFKC; from the exons ATGGATTTTGTAATGCAATCTGTTGGtaatcttgattggcaaaaggaatCTTACCCTTGTTATGAAGACTTTCTCCTTCTTCCTCTGTTTGTTTTGTTCTTCCCCACTGTCAGATTCTTCCTTGATAGATTCATCTTTGAG GAAGTCGCTAGAAGACTGATTCTTGGAAAAGGTTATCGAAAGATAAACGTTGAGACAGAAGAGACAAGGAAAAAGATCCATAAATTCAAGGAGTCAGCATGGAAATGCATATATTATCTTTCAGCtgaggttcttgcactttcagTTACATATGACGAGCCCTGGTTTACTGATACCAGAAAATTCTGGGTGGGACCCGGAGATCAGGTCTGGCCTGATCAAAAGCTGAA ATTGAAATTGAAAGGCGTGTACATGTATACTGCTGGTTTCTACACATACTCCATATTTGCTTTGATTTTCTGGGAAACAAGGCGTTCAGACTTCGGCGTATCAATGTCTCATCATGTGGCAACTGCCATTCTCATTATATTATCTTACATATTCAG GTTTGCTCGAGTTGGTTCTGTTGTTTTAGCTCTTCATGATACAAGTGATGTTTTCTTGGAAATTGGGAAGATGTCCAAATATAGTGGTTTTGAAAGACTTGCAAGCTCGTCATTCATTCTGTTTGTTTTGACATGGCTCGTACTCCGTCTTATATACTACCCATTTTGGATTCTCTGGAGTACCAG GCTCAGCTTCAGGCATCTGTTACTTATTGAGTCCGATTTCAAGTGCTAA
- the LOC113298031 gene encoding ASC1-like protein isoform X1 translates to MDFVMQSVGNLDWQKESYPCYEDFLLLPLFVLFFPTVRFFLDRFIFEEVARRLILGKGYRKINVETEETRKKIHKFKESAWKCIYYLSAEVLALSVTYDEPWFTDTRKFWVGPGDQVWPDQKLKLKLKGVYMYTAGFYTYSIFALIFWETRRSDFGVSMSHHVATAILIILSYIFRFARVGSVVLALHDTSDVFLEIGKMSKYSGFERLASSSFILFVLTWLVLRLIYYPFWILWSTSYEVLMSLDKDKHQTEGPIYYYVFNSLLYCLLVLHIYWWVLIQRMLIKQIQARGQLSDDVRSDSEGEDEHED, encoded by the exons ATGGATTTTGTAATGCAATCTGTTGGtaatcttgattggcaaaaggaatCTTACCCTTGTTATGAAGACTTTCTCCTTCTTCCTCTGTTTGTTTTGTTCTTCCCCACTGTCAGATTCTTCCTTGATAGATTCATCTTTGAG GAAGTCGCTAGAAGACTGATTCTTGGAAAAGGTTATCGAAAGATAAACGTTGAGACAGAAGAGACAAGGAAAAAGATCCATAAATTCAAGGAGTCAGCATGGAAATGCATATATTATCTTTCAGCtgaggttcttgcactttcagTTACATATGACGAGCCCTGGTTTACTGATACCAGAAAATTCTGGGTGGGACCCGGAGATCAGGTCTGGCCTGATCAAAAGCTGAA ATTGAAATTGAAAGGCGTGTACATGTATACTGCTGGTTTCTACACATACTCCATATTTGCTTTGATTTTCTGGGAAACAAGGCGTTCAGACTTCGGCGTATCAATGTCTCATCATGTGGCAACTGCCATTCTCATTATATTATCTTACATATTCAG GTTTGCTCGAGTTGGTTCTGTTGTTTTAGCTCTTCATGATACAAGTGATGTTTTCTTGGAAATTGGGAAGATGTCCAAATATAGTGGTTTTGAAAGACTTGCAAGCTCGTCATTCATTCTGTTTGTTTTGACATGGCTCGTACTCCGTCTTATATACTACCCATTTTGGATTCTCTGGAGTACCAG CTATGAAGTTCTCATGTCGCTGGATAAGGATAAACATCAGACAGAGGGTCCCATCTACTATTACGTATTCAATTCTCTTCTATACtgtttgcttgttcttcatatttACTGGTGGGTGCTGATTCAACGGATGCTTATAAAACAAATTCAGGCCCGAGGTCAGCTTAGTGATGATGTTAGATCTG ATTCTGAAggtgaagatgaacacgaagactAA